In Vanessa atalanta chromosome 17, ilVanAtal1.2, whole genome shotgun sequence, one DNA window encodes the following:
- the LOC125070212 gene encoding uncharacterized protein LOC125070212: MNGHVINDPLAVIYNEGQWRINRVSPMHNLQYGEVKLKQYASKIRQAFVSTIATNSTLKYVVLIENLPLLKYSEEDSNGLMITVTSSSQDNNSAKNKTVYAAILLSWGVSISIDDATHLPYMLERGEQKVGLAVKNTLQTIFDCNIKQYNFTQHQLLQFGFNFVENDTSRNTDPFILSYKTPQVNFKDKLTLSFEVGDVHTIWNGIKDEVNRESESVTLAYQILQNQIYHMMTLDITVFDLCEVLLSKAEVKSNGVVKMKTPEIVNSVFTVLNDINSTLYIDFH; this comes from the exons ATGAATGGACATGTAATTAACGATCCACTTGCCg ttatatataatgaagGCCAGTGGCGAATAAATAGAGTTTCTCCGATGCACAATTTACAATATGGTGAAGTAAAACTAAAACAGTATGCATCAAAGATTCGTCAAGCTTTTGTTAGTACTATTGCTACTAACTCGactttaaaatatgttgtaCTAATTGAAAATTTACCTTTACTAAAATACTCGGAAGAAGATTCAAATGGCTTAATG ATAACAGTAACGTCAAGTTCACAAGACAACAACAGTGCTAAGAATAAAACAGTGTATGCTGCAATTCTTCTCTCATGGGGTGTCAGTATATCTATAGATGATGCCACCCATCTCCCTTACATGCTTGAGCGGGGAGAGCAGAAAGTGGGCCTTGCTGTTAAAAACacattacaaacaatatttgattgtaacattaaacaatataatttcacACAG cATCAACTATTACAATTTGGGTtcaattttgttgaaaatgACACATCCCGGAATACAGATCCATTTATTCTAAGTTATAAGACACCCcaagttaattttaaagacAAACTCACATTATCATTTGAGGTTGGTGATGTGCATACAATCTGGAAtgg taTAAAGGATGAAGTAAACAGAGAATCAGAATCTGTGACCTTGGCTTACCAAATTCtgcaaaatcaaatatatcacATGATGACTCTTGATATAACTGTATTTGACCTGTGTGAGGTTTTATTATCAAAAGCAGAAGTGAAGAGCAATGGTGTTGTGAAAATGAAGACTCCAGAAATTGTTAATTCTGTATTTACAGTTTTGAATGACATCAATTCAACTTTGTATAtagattttcattaa
- the LOC125070213 gene encoding ras-related protein Rab-2A, which translates to MAYAYLFKYIIIGDTGVGKSCLLLQFTDKRFQPVHDLTIGVEFGARMITIDGKQIKLQIWDTAGQEAFRSITRSYYRGAAGALLVYDITRRDTFNHLTTWLEDARQHSNSNMVIMLIGNKSDLESRREVKKEEGEAFAREHGLVFMETSAKTAANVEEAFINTAKEIYEKIQEGVFDINNEANGIKIGPQHSNAGAGGAGGAGAGGAPPGGCC; encoded by the exons ATGGCATACGcctacttatttaaatacatcatCATTGGCGACACag GTGTGGGCAAATCCTGCTTGCTGCTACAGTTCACAGACAAGAGATTCCAGCCTGTACATGATCTCACTATTGGAGTAGAATTTGGTGCCCGCATGATCACCATAGATGGGAAGCAGATCAAACTACAGATATGGGACACTGCTGGACAAGAAGCCTtcag gTCAATCACCCGATCTTACTACAGAGGTGCTGCAGGAGCCTTGCTGGTATATGATATCACTAGACGAGATACATTCAACCACCTGACAACTTGGCTCGAAGATGCTCGCCAGCATTCCAATTCAAATATGGTGATCATGCTAATTGGTAACAAGAG TGATTTGGAGTCTCGGCGTGAAGTAAAGAAAGAAGAAGGAGAAGCATTCGCTCGTGAACATGGTTTGGTGTTTATGGAGACTTCAGCAAAAACGGCAGCCAATGTCGAGGAAGCCTTCATTAACACTGCTAAAGAAATCTATGAGAAAATTCAAGAAGGCGTCTTCGATATCAATAATGAG GCGAATGGCATCAAGATTGGTCCGCAACACTCTAATGCAGGTGCGGgaggcgcggggggcgcgggtgCGGGTGGCGCGCCGCCGGGTGGGTGTTGTTAG